From a single Oceanobacillus kimchii X50 genomic region:
- a CDS encoding LytS/YhcK type 5TM receptor domain-containing protein encodes MIELTIVLFQRIGLLLLMAFILTRIPLFRSLLDKDITLKTVILHSLIFGLISIIGAHAGVVMIGNELIMQAWIMNVAVDEVLIGFSVVVVMIAGLLGGPFVGLGSGMVAGLYIIFLGGGGWIANSLINPLAGLLTGWAGQFFSDDRVMSPNKALFIGIFPPVLHMGLLLIMLPDQQIGVQIVNTIGIPLVVTNSIALAIFTMMIRLALNETEKEAALETNRALTIAEKALPLLSEEPGTMNANKMAKLLFNELDIAAISITNRTTVLSHVGLGDDHHRPEEPLKMRLSRKAVKEGKIQIAYHQSDIQCGVDNCKLKTAIMVPIYRSGEVIGLINLYYRHSQQITAVEITLAKGLGTIISNQISGLEAEKVKKLLKEAEMRNLQAQINPHFLFNTFHLIHSLLRVDTEKARHILVQLSQFMRANLKIASVSLVPLHKELEHLQAYLEIVQARFPDQITTSIHVDDHLLNIEIPPATLQPLVENSIQHGLSLATTKGILTINISKIENNVLIELLDNGQGFEESLLPLLGKEPLHQQNKGNGIALYNINQRLISLLGDESELQIQNIDNGSMVQFIIPNRDCKKVEQFHMNTY; translated from the coding sequence TTGATAGAACTAACGATTGTTTTATTTCAACGTATCGGTTTGTTATTATTGATGGCATTTATCTTAACGAGAATACCATTATTTCGTTCGTTGTTAGATAAAGATATTACTTTAAAAACTGTCATCCTTCATTCGCTTATATTCGGCTTAATTAGTATTATCGGTGCACACGCTGGAGTCGTTATGATTGGTAATGAGTTAATCATGCAAGCTTGGATCATGAATGTTGCAGTAGATGAAGTGTTAATTGGATTTAGTGTCGTTGTAGTTATGATTGCAGGATTACTTGGAGGACCATTTGTCGGATTAGGCTCAGGAATGGTAGCTGGATTGTATATCATTTTCTTAGGTGGCGGAGGATGGATAGCAAATAGTTTGATTAACCCTTTAGCTGGTTTATTAACAGGATGGGCTGGTCAATTCTTTTCAGATGATAGAGTAATGTCGCCCAATAAAGCATTATTTATTGGAATATTTCCTCCTGTTTTGCATATGGGATTATTACTCATTATGTTGCCTGATCAACAAATTGGAGTACAAATTGTAAATACGATCGGTATTCCGCTAGTAGTTACGAATTCTATTGCATTGGCTATTTTTACAATGATGATACGATTAGCATTAAATGAAACAGAAAAAGAAGCAGCTTTAGAAACAAATCGTGCATTAACAATTGCAGAAAAAGCACTCCCTTTGTTAAGTGAAGAACCTGGTACAATGAATGCTAATAAGATGGCTAAGTTATTATTTAATGAGTTAGATATTGCAGCTATATCGATTACAAACCGAACAACAGTATTAAGCCATGTCGGATTAGGAGATGACCACCATCGACCTGAAGAACCATTAAAGATGCGACTTTCTCGTAAAGCAGTAAAAGAAGGAAAAATTCAGATTGCTTATCATCAAAGTGATATCCAATGTGGTGTAGACAATTGTAAGTTGAAAACTGCCATTATGGTACCTATTTATCGATCAGGAGAAGTAATTGGTTTAATCAATCTCTACTACCGACATTCTCAACAGATAACAGCAGTCGAAATAACATTAGCAAAAGGTTTAGGAACAATTATTTCCAATCAAATTAGCGGGCTTGAAGCAGAGAAAGTGAAGAAATTATTAAAAGAAGCTGAAATGCGTAATCTACAAGCTCAAATTAATCCACACTTCTTGTTCAATACGTTTCATTTAATTCACAGCCTATTACGTGTGGATACAGAAAAAGCAAGACATATTCTCGTACAGTTAAGTCAGTTTATGAGAGCAAATTTAAAAATTGCAAGCGTATCTCTTGTTCCACTTCATAAAGAGCTGGAACATCTACAAGCATATTTAGAAATTGTTCAAGCACGTTTTCCAGATCAAATTACTACCTCTATTCATGTCGATGATCATTTATTAAATATCGAAATTCCACCAGCAACACTACAACCTCTTGTTGAAAATAGCATTCAACATGGTTTGTCTCTGGCTACAACCAAAGGGATACTTACGATCAATATAAGTAAGATAGAAAATAATGTCTTGATAGAATTATTGGATAATGGGCAAGGATTTGAAGAAAGCTTACTTCCATTATTAGGTAAGGAACCTTTACATCAACAAAATAAAGGGAATGGA
- a CDS encoding solute symporter family protein — protein MNFTYFIFFLAIVAGTLIMTHWAAERSKTTEQFYIASGSLTGFQNGLAIAGDYISSASFLGIIGLIAYYGFDGFLYATGFLVSYIILLLLIAEPVHSLGTYSVGDVVSSRFSGRNMRLFVAATGIIISILYLIPQLVASGLLIRLLLGVDYISSVWIIGILMTIYVVFGGMVATSWVQIIKTVLLMSGTLMLLFILLSWIKWDIPFLINQAPVNSPLGEDFFSPGNLLHNNIEMFSLMLTLILGTSGLPHILIRFLTVRNTKHARLSAISATWLIGCFYLMTLILGLGAISLVSWDALTQSDSTGNLTVFLLADVLGGDFLVAFVMAIAFATIIAVVTGLIFAATSSFAYDIYVHYLNKKDTSEKKKLLVARTTAIIIGVISIGFSIGLENTNVAYLVSLTFSLAASTIFPLLIFTFYWKRFTKIGAYIGLFSGLIISAALFLLGPEGMKLISLNNPGIVAIPIGFLGCIIGTFLDPNGDRGNYQDMLMKIHTGIGVKNS, from the coding sequence ATGAATTTCACTTATTTCATTTTCTTCTTAGCTATTGTTGCAGGCACATTAATTATGACGCATTGGGCAGCGGAACGAAGTAAAACTACAGAGCAATTTTATATTGCTAGTGGTAGTTTAACAGGTTTTCAAAATGGACTTGCTATTGCAGGAGATTATATTAGTTCCGCTTCCTTTTTAGGGATAATTGGTTTAATCGCTTATTACGGCTTTGATGGATTTTTATATGCGACTGGATTCCTTGTTTCCTATATTATTCTACTACTATTAATTGCTGAACCCGTACATAGCTTGGGTACATATTCTGTTGGTGATGTAGTATCTTCAAGATTTTCAGGAAGAAATATGCGCTTGTTTGTGGCAGCTACAGGAATTATTATCTCCATCTTATATCTAATTCCACAATTAGTAGCTTCTGGATTATTAATCCGTTTGTTATTAGGAGTAGATTATATTTCATCGGTTTGGATTATAGGTATTCTCATGACCATTTACGTTGTTTTTGGGGGTATGGTTGCAACCTCATGGGTGCAAATTATAAAAACAGTGCTTCTCATGTCTGGAACATTGATGTTATTGTTTATTTTATTATCATGGATTAAATGGGATATTCCATTTTTAATAAATCAAGCTCCCGTTAATAGTCCACTTGGAGAGGATTTTTTCTCACCTGGTAATTTACTACATAATAATATTGAAATGTTTTCTCTTATGCTAACGTTAATTTTAGGCACTTCTGGTCTCCCTCATATTTTAATACGCTTTCTAACCGTAAGAAATACTAAGCATGCTCGTCTCTCAGCAATTTCAGCGACTTGGCTAATTGGCTGTTTTTACTTAATGACCTTGATTTTAGGACTAGGTGCAATTAGTCTTGTTAGCTGGGACGCATTAACACAATCGGATTCAACAGGCAATTTAACCGTATTTTTACTAGCTGATGTTTTAGGCGGAGATTTTCTTGTTGCATTTGTTATGGCAATTGCATTTGCAACAATTATTGCTGTTGTTACCGGACTTATATTTGCAGCTACTTCTTCTTTCGCATATGATATTTACGTCCATTATTTAAATAAGAAAGATACCAGTGAGAAGAAAAAATTACTCGTTGCTAGAACAACAGCGATTATCATCGGAGTTATTTCTATTGGATTTTCCATTGGTTTAGAAAATACAAATGTTGCTTATTTAGTATCTTTGACATTTTCACTTGCTGCCTCTACTATATTTCCTTTACTAATTTTCACTTTTTATTGGAAGCGCTTCACTAAAATTGGAGCTTATATTGGATTATTCTCCGGTTTGATTATATCCGCAGCTTTATTTCTCCTCGGTCCAGAGGGCATGAAATTAATTAGCCTCAATAACCCTGGAATAGTTGCAATACCAATAGGATTTTTAGGTTGTATTATTGGAACTTTTCTAGATCCAAATGGTGATCGTGGAAATTATCAAGATATGTTGATGAAGATTCACACGGGGATTGGAGTGAAGAATTCTTGA